From Callithrix jacchus isolate 240 chromosome 15, calJac240_pri, whole genome shotgun sequence, one genomic window encodes:
- the SEMA3G gene encoding semaphorin-3G isoform X2, translating to MAPSAWAFCWLLGGLLPHGGNSGPSLGLSMPRLRLSYEDLLSTNRSAVFLGPRGSVNLQAMYLDEYRERLFLGGLDAVYSLRLNQAWPDPRETECANFVRVLQPHNRTHLLACGTGAFRPVCTLISVGYRGEHVLHLEPGSVESGRGRCPYDPNHPFASTFVGREQYTGLTVDFLGQEPTIFRSGGHRPALSSNPDQSLLHDPRFVMAARIPENSDHDNDKVYFFFTETVPSLDGDSSHVTVSRVGRVCMNDVGGQRVLVNRWSTFLKARLVCSVPGPGRAETHFDQLEDVFLLWPKPGKSLEVYALFSTISAVFQGFAVCVYHMADIWEVFNGPFAHQDGPQYQWRPYEGKVPFPRPGVCPSKMTSRPGRSFGSTRDYPDEVLRFTRAHPVMFRPVRPRLGRPVLVKTHLAQKLRQIVVDRVEAEDGTYDVIFLGTDSGSVLKVIALQEGASANPEEVVLEELQVFKVPTPITEMEISVKRQMLYVVSRLGVAQLRLHQCETYGTACVECCLARDPYCAWDGASCTHYRPNLGKRRSRRQDIRHGNPALQCLDQSQEEETVGLAAATTVYGTEHNSTLLECLPKFPQAAVRWLLQRPGEEGPDQVKTDERVLHTERGLLFRRLSRFDVGIYTCTSLEHGFSQTVVRLALVVIVASQLDSLFPPEPRPEELPARGGLASAPPKTWYKDILQLTSFTSLPQVDEYCGRVWCRGTAECSGSFRSRSQGKQAKGKSWARLELGKRVKSRVQAEHNRTPREVEAT from the exons ATGGCCCCCTCGGCCTGGGCCTTCTGCTGGCTGCTGGGGGGTCTCCTGCCCCATGGGGGTAACTCtggccccagccttggcctcagCATGCCCCGCCTGCGGCTCTCCTACGAAG ACCTCCTTTCCACCAACCGCTCTGCCGTTTTTCTGGGCCCCCGGGGCTCCGTGAATCTCCAGGCCATGTACCTAGATGAGTACCGGGAACGCCTCTTTCTGGGGGGCCTGGACGCTGTCTACTCTCTGCGGCTGAACCAGGCGTGGCCAGACCCCCGGGAG ACAGAGTGCGCCAACTTCGTGCGGGTACTGCAGCCTCACAACCGGACCCACCTGCTGGCCTGTGGCACCGGAGCCTTCCGGCCCGTCTGCACCCTCATCTCAGTGGGTTACCGTGGGGAG caTGTGCTCCACCTAGAGCCGGGCAGTGTGGAAAGCGGCCGGGGGCGATGCCCTTACGACCCCAACCATCCCTTCGCCAGCACCTTCGTAG GCAGGGAGCAGTACACGGGTCTCACCGTTGACTTCCTGGGGCAAGAGCCCACGATCTTCCGAAGTGGAGGTCATCGGCCGGCCTTGAGTTCCAACCCTGACCAGAGCCTCTTGCATG ATCCCCGGTTTGTGATGGCTGCCCGGATCCCTGAGAACTCCGACCACGACAATGACAAGGTGTACTTCTTCTTCACGGAGACTGTCCCCTCGCTTGATGGTGACTCGAGCCATGTCACTGTCAGCCGCGTGGGCCGTGTCTGCATG AATGACGTCGGGGGCCAGCGGGTGCTGGTGAACAGATGGAGCACTTTCCTGAAGGCCAGGCTGGTGTGCTCGGTGCCCGGCCCTGGCAGGGCCGAGACCCACTTTGACCAGCTGG AGGACGTGTTCCTCCTGTGGCCCAAGCCTGGGAAGAGCCTCGAGGTGTACGCGCTGTTCAGTACCATCAG TGCCGTGTTCCAGGGCTTCGCCGTCTGTGTGTACCACATGGCAGACATCTGGGAGGTCTTCAACGGGCCCTTTGCCCACCAAGATGGACCTCAATACCAGTGGAGGCCCTATGAGGGCAAGGTGCCCTTCCCCCGCCCTGGCGTG TGTCCCAGCAAGATGACCTCGCGGCCAGGACGGTCTTTTGGCAGCACCAGGGACTACCCGGATGAGGTACTGCGGTTCACCCGGGCCCACCCCGTCATGTTCCGGCCTGTGCGGCCTCGGCTCGGCCGCCCTGTTCTCGTGAAGACCCACCTGGCCCAGAAGCTGCGTCAGATTGTGGTGGACCGTGTGGAGGCAGAGGATGGGACCTATGATGTCATCTTCCTGGGGACTG ACTCAGGCTCCGTGCTCAAAGTCATCGCCCTCCAGGAAGGGGCCTCAGCTAACCCAGAGGAGGTGGTTCTGGAGGAGCTCCAGGTGTTTAAG GTGCCAACACCCATCACTGAAATGGAGATCTCTGTCAAAAGG caaATGCTGTATGTGGTCTCTCGGCTGGGTGTGGCCCAGCTGCGGCTGCACCAGTGTGAGACTTACGGCACTGCCTGTGTGGAGTGCTGCCTGGCCCGGGACCCATATTGTGCCTGGGATGGTGCCTCCTGTACCCACTACCGCCCCAACCTTGGCAAGCGCCGATCCCGCCGCCAGGACATCCGACACGGCAACCCTGCCCTGCAGTGCCTGGACCAGAGCCAGGAAG AGGAGACGGTGGGACTTGCGGCAGCCACCACAGTCTACGGCACGGAGCACAACAGCACCTTGCTGGAGTGCTTGCCCAAGTTTCCACAGGCTGCTGTGCGCTGGCTCCTGCAGAGGCCGGGGGAGGAGGGGCCTGATCAG GTAAAGACAGATGAGCGAGTCTTGCACACGGAGCGGGGGCTGCTGTTCCGCAGGCTCAGCCGTTTCGATGTGGGCATCTACACCTGCACCAGTCTGGAGCATGGCTTCTCCCAGACTGTGGTCCGCCTGGCTCTGGTGGTGATTGTAGCCTCACAGCTAGACAGCCTGTTTCCTCCGGAGCCAAGGCCAGAAGAGCTCCCAGCCCGTGGAGGCCTGGCCTCCGCCCCACCCAAGACCTGGTACAAGGACATCCTGCAGCTCACCAGCTTCACCAGCCTGCCCCAGGTGGATGAGTACTGTGGGCGTGTGTGGTGCAGGGGCACTGCGGAATGCTCGGGGTCCTTCCGGAGCCGGAGCCAGGGCAAGCAGGCCAAGGGCAAGAGCTGGGCAAGGCTGGAGCTGGGCAAGAGGGTGAAGAGCCGGGTGCAGGCTGAGCACAATCGAAcgccccgggaggtggaggccacaTAG
- the SEMA3G gene encoding semaphorin-3G isoform X1 — protein sequence MAPSAWAFCWLLGGLLPHGGNSGPSLGLSMPRLRLSYEDLLSTNRSAVFLGPRGSVNLQAMYLDEYRERLFLGGLDAVYSLRLNQAWPDPREVLWPPQPGQREECARSGKDPLTECANFVRVLQPHNRTHLLACGTGAFRPVCTLISVGYRGEHVLHLEPGSVESGRGRCPYDPNHPFASTFVGREQYTGLTVDFLGQEPTIFRSGGHRPALSSNPDQSLLHDPRFVMAARIPENSDHDNDKVYFFFTETVPSLDGDSSHVTVSRVGRVCMNDVGGQRVLVNRWSTFLKARLVCSVPGPGRAETHFDQLEDVFLLWPKPGKSLEVYALFSTISAVFQGFAVCVYHMADIWEVFNGPFAHQDGPQYQWRPYEGKVPFPRPGVCPSKMTSRPGRSFGSTRDYPDEVLRFTRAHPVMFRPVRPRLGRPVLVKTHLAQKLRQIVVDRVEAEDGTYDVIFLGTDSGSVLKVIALQEGASANPEEVVLEELQVFKVPTPITEMEISVKRQMLYVVSRLGVAQLRLHQCETYGTACVECCLARDPYCAWDGASCTHYRPNLGKRRSRRQDIRHGNPALQCLDQSQEEETVGLAAATTVYGTEHNSTLLECLPKFPQAAVRWLLQRPGEEGPDQVKTDERVLHTERGLLFRRLSRFDVGIYTCTSLEHGFSQTVVRLALVVIVASQLDSLFPPEPRPEELPARGGLASAPPKTWYKDILQLTSFTSLPQVDEYCGRVWCRGTAECSGSFRSRSQGKQAKGKSWARLELGKRVKSRVQAEHNRTPREVEAT from the exons ATGGCCCCCTCGGCCTGGGCCTTCTGCTGGCTGCTGGGGGGTCTCCTGCCCCATGGGGGTAACTCtggccccagccttggcctcagCATGCCCCGCCTGCGGCTCTCCTACGAAG ACCTCCTTTCCACCAACCGCTCTGCCGTTTTTCTGGGCCCCCGGGGCTCCGTGAATCTCCAGGCCATGTACCTAGATGAGTACCGGGAACGCCTCTTTCTGGGGGGCCTGGACGCTGTCTACTCTCTGCGGCTGAACCAGGCGTGGCCAGACCCCCGGGAG GTCCTGTGGCCACCACAGCCAGGACAGAGGGAGGAGTGTGCTCGCAGTGGAAAAGATCCTCTG ACAGAGTGCGCCAACTTCGTGCGGGTACTGCAGCCTCACAACCGGACCCACCTGCTGGCCTGTGGCACCGGAGCCTTCCGGCCCGTCTGCACCCTCATCTCAGTGGGTTACCGTGGGGAG caTGTGCTCCACCTAGAGCCGGGCAGTGTGGAAAGCGGCCGGGGGCGATGCCCTTACGACCCCAACCATCCCTTCGCCAGCACCTTCGTAG GCAGGGAGCAGTACACGGGTCTCACCGTTGACTTCCTGGGGCAAGAGCCCACGATCTTCCGAAGTGGAGGTCATCGGCCGGCCTTGAGTTCCAACCCTGACCAGAGCCTCTTGCATG ATCCCCGGTTTGTGATGGCTGCCCGGATCCCTGAGAACTCCGACCACGACAATGACAAGGTGTACTTCTTCTTCACGGAGACTGTCCCCTCGCTTGATGGTGACTCGAGCCATGTCACTGTCAGCCGCGTGGGCCGTGTCTGCATG AATGACGTCGGGGGCCAGCGGGTGCTGGTGAACAGATGGAGCACTTTCCTGAAGGCCAGGCTGGTGTGCTCGGTGCCCGGCCCTGGCAGGGCCGAGACCCACTTTGACCAGCTGG AGGACGTGTTCCTCCTGTGGCCCAAGCCTGGGAAGAGCCTCGAGGTGTACGCGCTGTTCAGTACCATCAG TGCCGTGTTCCAGGGCTTCGCCGTCTGTGTGTACCACATGGCAGACATCTGGGAGGTCTTCAACGGGCCCTTTGCCCACCAAGATGGACCTCAATACCAGTGGAGGCCCTATGAGGGCAAGGTGCCCTTCCCCCGCCCTGGCGTG TGTCCCAGCAAGATGACCTCGCGGCCAGGACGGTCTTTTGGCAGCACCAGGGACTACCCGGATGAGGTACTGCGGTTCACCCGGGCCCACCCCGTCATGTTCCGGCCTGTGCGGCCTCGGCTCGGCCGCCCTGTTCTCGTGAAGACCCACCTGGCCCAGAAGCTGCGTCAGATTGTGGTGGACCGTGTGGAGGCAGAGGATGGGACCTATGATGTCATCTTCCTGGGGACTG ACTCAGGCTCCGTGCTCAAAGTCATCGCCCTCCAGGAAGGGGCCTCAGCTAACCCAGAGGAGGTGGTTCTGGAGGAGCTCCAGGTGTTTAAG GTGCCAACACCCATCACTGAAATGGAGATCTCTGTCAAAAGG caaATGCTGTATGTGGTCTCTCGGCTGGGTGTGGCCCAGCTGCGGCTGCACCAGTGTGAGACTTACGGCACTGCCTGTGTGGAGTGCTGCCTGGCCCGGGACCCATATTGTGCCTGGGATGGTGCCTCCTGTACCCACTACCGCCCCAACCTTGGCAAGCGCCGATCCCGCCGCCAGGACATCCGACACGGCAACCCTGCCCTGCAGTGCCTGGACCAGAGCCAGGAAG AGGAGACGGTGGGACTTGCGGCAGCCACCACAGTCTACGGCACGGAGCACAACAGCACCTTGCTGGAGTGCTTGCCCAAGTTTCCACAGGCTGCTGTGCGCTGGCTCCTGCAGAGGCCGGGGGAGGAGGGGCCTGATCAG GTAAAGACAGATGAGCGAGTCTTGCACACGGAGCGGGGGCTGCTGTTCCGCAGGCTCAGCCGTTTCGATGTGGGCATCTACACCTGCACCAGTCTGGAGCATGGCTTCTCCCAGACTGTGGTCCGCCTGGCTCTGGTGGTGATTGTAGCCTCACAGCTAGACAGCCTGTTTCCTCCGGAGCCAAGGCCAGAAGAGCTCCCAGCCCGTGGAGGCCTGGCCTCCGCCCCACCCAAGACCTGGTACAAGGACATCCTGCAGCTCACCAGCTTCACCAGCCTGCCCCAGGTGGATGAGTACTGTGGGCGTGTGTGGTGCAGGGGCACTGCGGAATGCTCGGGGTCCTTCCGGAGCCGGAGCCAGGGCAAGCAGGCCAAGGGCAAGAGCTGGGCAAGGCTGGAGCTGGGCAAGAGGGTGAAGAGCCGGGTGCAGGCTGAGCACAATCGAAcgccccgggaggtggaggccacaTAG
- the SEMA3G gene encoding semaphorin-3G isoform X3, translated as MYLDEYRERLFLGGLDAVYSLRLNQAWPDPREVLWPPQPGQREECARSGKDPLTECANFVRVLQPHNRTHLLACGTGAFRPVCTLISVGYRGEHVLHLEPGSVESGRGRCPYDPNHPFASTFVGREQYTGLTVDFLGQEPTIFRSGGHRPALSSNPDQSLLHDPRFVMAARIPENSDHDNDKVYFFFTETVPSLDGDSSHVTVSRVGRVCMNDVGGQRVLVNRWSTFLKARLVCSVPGPGRAETHFDQLEDVFLLWPKPGKSLEVYALFSTISAVFQGFAVCVYHMADIWEVFNGPFAHQDGPQYQWRPYEGKVPFPRPGVCPSKMTSRPGRSFGSTRDYPDEVLRFTRAHPVMFRPVRPRLGRPVLVKTHLAQKLRQIVVDRVEAEDGTYDVIFLGTDSGSVLKVIALQEGASANPEEVVLEELQVFKVPTPITEMEISVKRQMLYVVSRLGVAQLRLHQCETYGTACVECCLARDPYCAWDGASCTHYRPNLGKRRSRRQDIRHGNPALQCLDQSQEEETVGLAAATTVYGTEHNSTLLECLPKFPQAAVRWLLQRPGEEGPDQVKTDERVLHTERGLLFRRLSRFDVGIYTCTSLEHGFSQTVVRLALVVIVASQLDSLFPPEPRPEELPARGGLASAPPKTWYKDILQLTSFTSLPQVDEYCGRVWCRGTAECSGSFRSRSQGKQAKGKSWARLELGKRVKSRVQAEHNRTPREVEAT; from the exons ATGTACCTAGATGAGTACCGGGAACGCCTCTTTCTGGGGGGCCTGGACGCTGTCTACTCTCTGCGGCTGAACCAGGCGTGGCCAGACCCCCGGGAG GTCCTGTGGCCACCACAGCCAGGACAGAGGGAGGAGTGTGCTCGCAGTGGAAAAGATCCTCTG ACAGAGTGCGCCAACTTCGTGCGGGTACTGCAGCCTCACAACCGGACCCACCTGCTGGCCTGTGGCACCGGAGCCTTCCGGCCCGTCTGCACCCTCATCTCAGTGGGTTACCGTGGGGAG caTGTGCTCCACCTAGAGCCGGGCAGTGTGGAAAGCGGCCGGGGGCGATGCCCTTACGACCCCAACCATCCCTTCGCCAGCACCTTCGTAG GCAGGGAGCAGTACACGGGTCTCACCGTTGACTTCCTGGGGCAAGAGCCCACGATCTTCCGAAGTGGAGGTCATCGGCCGGCCTTGAGTTCCAACCCTGACCAGAGCCTCTTGCATG ATCCCCGGTTTGTGATGGCTGCCCGGATCCCTGAGAACTCCGACCACGACAATGACAAGGTGTACTTCTTCTTCACGGAGACTGTCCCCTCGCTTGATGGTGACTCGAGCCATGTCACTGTCAGCCGCGTGGGCCGTGTCTGCATG AATGACGTCGGGGGCCAGCGGGTGCTGGTGAACAGATGGAGCACTTTCCTGAAGGCCAGGCTGGTGTGCTCGGTGCCCGGCCCTGGCAGGGCCGAGACCCACTTTGACCAGCTGG AGGACGTGTTCCTCCTGTGGCCCAAGCCTGGGAAGAGCCTCGAGGTGTACGCGCTGTTCAGTACCATCAG TGCCGTGTTCCAGGGCTTCGCCGTCTGTGTGTACCACATGGCAGACATCTGGGAGGTCTTCAACGGGCCCTTTGCCCACCAAGATGGACCTCAATACCAGTGGAGGCCCTATGAGGGCAAGGTGCCCTTCCCCCGCCCTGGCGTG TGTCCCAGCAAGATGACCTCGCGGCCAGGACGGTCTTTTGGCAGCACCAGGGACTACCCGGATGAGGTACTGCGGTTCACCCGGGCCCACCCCGTCATGTTCCGGCCTGTGCGGCCTCGGCTCGGCCGCCCTGTTCTCGTGAAGACCCACCTGGCCCAGAAGCTGCGTCAGATTGTGGTGGACCGTGTGGAGGCAGAGGATGGGACCTATGATGTCATCTTCCTGGGGACTG ACTCAGGCTCCGTGCTCAAAGTCATCGCCCTCCAGGAAGGGGCCTCAGCTAACCCAGAGGAGGTGGTTCTGGAGGAGCTCCAGGTGTTTAAG GTGCCAACACCCATCACTGAAATGGAGATCTCTGTCAAAAGG caaATGCTGTATGTGGTCTCTCGGCTGGGTGTGGCCCAGCTGCGGCTGCACCAGTGTGAGACTTACGGCACTGCCTGTGTGGAGTGCTGCCTGGCCCGGGACCCATATTGTGCCTGGGATGGTGCCTCCTGTACCCACTACCGCCCCAACCTTGGCAAGCGCCGATCCCGCCGCCAGGACATCCGACACGGCAACCCTGCCCTGCAGTGCCTGGACCAGAGCCAGGAAG AGGAGACGGTGGGACTTGCGGCAGCCACCACAGTCTACGGCACGGAGCACAACAGCACCTTGCTGGAGTGCTTGCCCAAGTTTCCACAGGCTGCTGTGCGCTGGCTCCTGCAGAGGCCGGGGGAGGAGGGGCCTGATCAG GTAAAGACAGATGAGCGAGTCTTGCACACGGAGCGGGGGCTGCTGTTCCGCAGGCTCAGCCGTTTCGATGTGGGCATCTACACCTGCACCAGTCTGGAGCATGGCTTCTCCCAGACTGTGGTCCGCCTGGCTCTGGTGGTGATTGTAGCCTCACAGCTAGACAGCCTGTTTCCTCCGGAGCCAAGGCCAGAAGAGCTCCCAGCCCGTGGAGGCCTGGCCTCCGCCCCACCCAAGACCTGGTACAAGGACATCCTGCAGCTCACCAGCTTCACCAGCCTGCCCCAGGTGGATGAGTACTGTGGGCGTGTGTGGTGCAGGGGCACTGCGGAATGCTCGGGGTCCTTCCGGAGCCGGAGCCAGGGCAAGCAGGCCAAGGGCAAGAGCTGGGCAAGGCTGGAGCTGGGCAAGAGGGTGAAGAGCCGGGTGCAGGCTGAGCACAATCGAAcgccccgggaggtggaggccacaTAG